A single region of the Gracilibacillus caseinilyticus genome encodes:
- a CDS encoding quaternary amine ABC transporter ATP-binding protein: MSVIKVKDLSKIFGKKTKVALSLLDEGYTKEQILEKTGCTVGVNRASFEVEEGEVFVIMGLSGSGKSTLVRLLNRLIDPTEGDVEVGGENLAKVGKDTLRKVRREKMSMVFQKFGLFPFRTVLENTEFGLEVQGISKEERAKKAEEALQLVGLGSFIHQYPDQLSGGMQQRVGLARALANDPEVLLMDEAFSALDPLIRKDMQDELLDLQQKMKKTIIFITHDLDEALRIGDRIALMKDGSIVQIGTPEEILVNPANDYVERFVEDVDRSKVLTASHIMKRPETVDIDKHGPRVALERIREQGLSSIYVVDRGRQLQGYVTADDVKSARDKESKDLRDILQKNMPTVGMEAPIHEIFDIIHDSPVPVAVVEDGKLKGIIVRGAVIAALANGNGVTEDA, from the coding sequence ATGTCTGTCATTAAGGTAAAAGACTTGTCGAAAATTTTCGGCAAAAAGACTAAAGTAGCTCTTTCATTATTGGATGAGGGCTACACGAAAGAACAAATATTAGAAAAAACAGGATGCACAGTAGGTGTTAACCGTGCTTCTTTTGAAGTAGAAGAAGGAGAAGTCTTTGTGATTATGGGACTTTCTGGAAGTGGTAAATCAACCCTTGTACGCTTGTTAAATCGTCTCATCGATCCTACTGAAGGTGATGTAGAAGTTGGTGGCGAGAATTTAGCGAAGGTTGGAAAAGATACTTTACGAAAAGTACGCCGCGAAAAAATGAGTATGGTATTCCAAAAGTTCGGTCTGTTTCCGTTCCGAACCGTATTGGAAAACACTGAATTTGGACTTGAAGTACAAGGTATCAGCAAAGAAGAACGAGCGAAAAAAGCGGAAGAGGCACTTCAGTTAGTAGGCTTGGGAAGCTTTATTCACCAGTATCCGGATCAGTTATCCGGTGGGATGCAACAGCGTGTTGGTTTAGCTCGTGCCTTAGCGAATGACCCGGAAGTATTGTTAATGGATGAGGCTTTCTCAGCGTTAGACCCGTTAATTCGTAAAGATATGCAAGACGAATTATTGGATCTGCAACAAAAAATGAAGAAAACGATCATTTTTATTACGCACGATTTAGATGAGGCGTTGAGAATTGGTGATCGCATTGCTTTAATGAAGGATGGTTCCATCGTACAAATCGGTACACCAGAAGAAATTCTCGTTAATCCTGCGAATGATTACGTAGAACGATTTGTGGAAGATGTTGACCGTTCCAAAGTGTTAACAGCAAGCCATATTATGAAACGTCCAGAAACAGTTGACATCGATAAGCACGGACCGCGCGTTGCATTAGAGCGTATTCGTGAACAAGGTTTATCAAGTATCTATGTGGTAGATCGTGGAAGACAATTGCAAGGATATGTCACAGCAGATGATGTCAAAAGTGCAAGAGACAAAGAATCCAAAGATTTACGCGATATTTTACAGAAAAATATGCCTACAGTTGGTATGGAGGCACCAATTCATGAAATTTTTGATATTATTCATGACTCACCGGTACCAGTAGCCGTTGTAGAAGATGGCAAGTTAAAAGGGATTATCGTGAGAGGTGCCGTTATTGCAGCATTAGCAAACGGAAATGGGGTGACAGAAGATGCTTGA
- a CDS encoding GbsR/MarR family transcriptional regulator — MTQSDHSQLERVNNQIVSEFSKTLEMFSLNKTEAQLFVTLYLNEAPMTLDEMKESLGKSKTAMSYAIRRLLEFNLVERVWQKGVRKDLYEAREDLYKKFMKTYVNRWLASLNIQINNLAEIQEDLTHYSDSHKELFERKIQDAIFFHRSLEEVFSSIKKNDFL, encoded by the coding sequence ATGACACAATCGGATCATAGCCAATTAGAAAGAGTAAACAATCAGATTGTATCTGAATTCTCAAAAACATTAGAGATGTTTTCATTAAACAAAACAGAGGCACAGCTTTTTGTGACCTTGTATTTAAATGAAGCACCGATGACATTAGACGAAATGAAAGAATCTCTTGGCAAAAGCAAAACAGCAATGAGCTATGCCATCCGCAGACTATTGGAATTTAATCTTGTGGAACGCGTCTGGCAAAAAGGCGTGCGCAAAGACTTATATGAAGCGCGAGAAGATTTATACAAAAAATTCATGAAAACCTATGTTAACCGTTGGCTGGCTTCGCTTAATATACAAATCAATAATTTAGCAGAAATACAGGAAGATCTTACTCATTACTCTGATTCACATAAAGAGTTGTTTGAAAGAAAGATACAGGATGCTATTTTCTTTCACCGTTCATTAGAAGAAGTTTTTTCCAGTATCAAAAAAAATGATTTTCTATAG
- a CDS encoding MarR family transcriptional regulator yields MPSEKDVLTHELVDAALSVLPLLPKKIFGTSHVVKKDELHLSHFHVLRMIETEEPIQMTFIAKKLDINKSNLTPIIQKLMEKEFIKKKKDAHDRRITYLEISKYGKQYTSEMKMELHRIVQERFSKLTDEEKSELHQAFLTIHMILLELE; encoded by the coding sequence ATGCCGAGTGAAAAAGACGTCTTAACTCATGAACTTGTGGATGCTGCACTCAGTGTTTTACCATTATTGCCCAAAAAAATATTTGGTACATCACATGTTGTGAAAAAAGACGAGCTTCATCTTTCTCATTTTCATGTGTTACGAATGATCGAAACTGAAGAACCGATTCAAATGACGTTCATTGCCAAAAAATTAGATATCAATAAATCCAATTTAACACCGATTATTCAGAAGTTGATGGAGAAGGAATTTATTAAGAAAAAGAAGGACGCCCATGACAGACGGATCACTTATCTGGAAATTTCGAAATATGGCAAACAATATACGTCTGAAATGAAAATGGAATTACATCGAATCGTTCAGGAGCGATTCTCCAAGTTGACAGATGAAGAAAAAAGCGAGTTGCACCAAGCTTTTCTTACCATCCATATGATTTTGTTAGAATTAGAATGA
- a CDS encoding ATP-binding cassette domain-containing protein, producing MNSVISVKGLTKTYKKVEAVKGISFDVKEGEIFGFLGPNGAGKSTTINMICTMLKATSGDIIINGYDANKEKDEVRASIGIIFQENTLDEKLTANENLKLHCRFYNVPKDKRDARIQEVLEIVDLVDEQNQRVEEYSGGMKRRLEIARGLLHYPKVLFLDEPTVGLDPNTRAHLWEYILKLKEKEGITMFLTTHYLDEAEISDRVAIMDQGEIIAIDSPSALKDQLGGDMIELSTEDNEAALKEIEEKISDAEVEVKDNTIHLKVSSSDAFISKFIKTLEIPITALNIRKPTLNDVFLAYTGRKIKD from the coding sequence TTGAATTCCGTCATATCTGTGAAAGGTTTAACCAAAACATATAAAAAAGTCGAAGCAGTAAAAGGGATCAGTTTTGATGTGAAAGAAGGCGAAATCTTCGGCTTTCTCGGACCGAATGGCGCTGGTAAAAGTACAACAATTAATATGATTTGTACGATGCTAAAAGCTACTTCCGGAGATATTATTATTAATGGTTACGATGCAAATAAAGAAAAAGATGAAGTACGCGCAAGTATTGGTATTATCTTTCAAGAAAATACATTGGACGAAAAATTAACGGCTAACGAAAACCTAAAATTACACTGCCGATTTTACAATGTTCCGAAAGATAAGCGTGATGCTCGTATCCAGGAAGTACTGGAAATTGTGGATCTTGTAGATGAACAAAATCAAAGAGTGGAAGAATATTCTGGCGGGATGAAGCGCCGGCTCGAAATAGCGCGCGGACTTCTCCATTATCCGAAGGTATTGTTCCTGGACGAGCCGACAGTCGGGCTTGACCCCAATACGCGTGCTCATTTATGGGAATATATTTTAAAGCTGAAGGAAAAAGAAGGCATTACGATGTTTTTAACAACGCATTACTTAGATGAAGCAGAAATCAGTGATCGTGTCGCGATTATGGATCAAGGTGAAATCATTGCCATTGATTCCCCTTCTGCTTTAAAGGATCAATTAGGCGGTGACATGATCGAGCTTTCTACGGAAGATAATGAAGCAGCACTGAAAGAAATCGAAGAAAAAATCAGTGATGCGGAGGTCGAGGTAAAAGACAATACCATTCACTTAAAGGTCTCCAGCAGTGACGCGTTTATATCCAAATTTATTAAGACGTTAGAAATTCCGATTACTGCGTTAAACATCCGAAAGCCTACATTAAATGATGTCTTTTTAGCTTATACAGGGCGAAAAATCAAGGATTAA
- a CDS encoding ABC transporter permease: MEGILAIWQRDLMKFFRDRARLLGSFSMPILFLLIFGGGLSGTMESMMAGGMADSSEGFNYVEFVFPGIVSMTLLMTAIFSAMSVIEDKNYGYMKEILVSPISRVSIAIGKMLGAASVSTIQGIILFLLIPFLGLSYDIWSLIKVIPFMFLLGAALSGVGLLFASMIKSTQGFQLIVQILVMPMIFLSGALFPINNMPSWLDVIVKLNPVTYGVDVMKKIMIDVESLPETIRQTMGLDITVFGRSVTVFEEILFILAFAVVFVAIATISFKRAHA, from the coding sequence ATGGAAGGAATTCTCGCGATTTGGCAACGGGATTTAATGAAATTTTTCAGGGATCGGGCTCGATTGTTAGGTTCATTTTCAATGCCGATCCTGTTTCTATTAATATTTGGTGGTGGTTTAAGTGGTACAATGGAATCAATGATGGCAGGTGGAATGGCGGACAGTAGTGAAGGATTTAATTATGTTGAATTTGTCTTCCCTGGTATCGTATCGATGACATTGTTAATGACGGCGATTTTTTCCGCGATGTCTGTAATTGAAGACAAAAATTACGGATATATGAAGGAAATCCTTGTCTCCCCTATTTCACGTGTAAGTATCGCGATCGGGAAAATGCTGGGGGCAGCGTCTGTCTCAACGATTCAAGGTATCATTCTGTTTTTATTAATTCCGTTTCTTGGGCTATCCTATGATATCTGGTCCTTGATTAAGGTCATCCCATTTATGTTTCTGCTCGGGGCTGCTTTATCAGGTGTAGGCTTGCTATTTGCCAGTATGATCAAATCCACTCAAGGCTTCCAGCTTATTGTGCAAATCCTGGTGATGCCTATGATTTTCCTATCTGGCGCCTTATTTCCGATCAACAACATGCCTAGCTGGCTCGATGTCATCGTGAAGCTTAACCCTGTTACGTATGGTGTCGATGTCATGAAAAAAATAATGATTGATGTCGAGAGTCTTCCAGAAACCATTCGTCAAACAATGGGACTTGATATCACCGTATTCGGCCGTTCTGTTACCGTATTCGAGGAAATATTGTTTATTCTGGCATTTGCCGTTGTATTTGTAGCAATAGCTACAATCAGCTTCAAGCGGGCACATGCATGA
- a CDS encoding class I SAM-dependent methyltransferase, which yields MKKEQFDYRVFYEEVGKENGWNFDKLQVKTEGIGWEFYQEVLKNVRKSDCLLDLGCGSGEQLTKIATSLFLMVGIDLSHSMIEKARKPSQKNVKFFQMSSEQLQFPNDFFDIVTSRHAPFSAKEVAGVLKEAGIFMTQQVSEADKINLKKAFGRGQALESQDGQLKDDYVRDLEEAGFTSVQTYEYDAAEYYQRPEDLLFLLKYTPIIPKFGEYPDDLNRFEDFVAAHQTEKGIVTNSKRFLIVAKK from the coding sequence ATGAAAAAAGAGCAATTTGATTACCGTGTATTTTATGAAGAAGTTGGTAAGGAAAATGGCTGGAATTTTGACAAGCTCCAAGTAAAAACGGAGGGTATCGGCTGGGAGTTTTATCAGGAAGTGTTGAAGAATGTGAGAAAATCTGATTGTTTGTTAGATTTAGGCTGTGGAAGTGGGGAACAGTTAACGAAAATAGCCACTTCATTATTTCTGATGGTCGGCATTGATCTGTCACATAGTATGATAGAAAAAGCACGTAAACCATCACAGAAAAATGTGAAATTTTTTCAAATGTCTTCTGAACAATTACAATTTCCAAATGATTTTTTTGATATTGTTACCAGTCGTCATGCTCCGTTCTCTGCCAAAGAAGTGGCGGGTGTATTGAAAGAAGCTGGGATTTTTATGACACAGCAAGTGAGTGAAGCGGATAAAATAAATTTGAAAAAGGCATTTGGCAGGGGACAGGCATTGGAATCACAGGACGGACAGCTAAAAGACGACTATGTGAGAGACTTGGAGGAAGCTGGGTTTACTAGTGTTCAAACCTATGAATACGATGCCGCTGAGTATTACCAGAGGCCAGAGGACCTTCTTTTTTTATTAAAATATACGCCAATTATCCCAAAATTCGGTGAGTATCCTGATGATTTAAATAGGTTTGAAGATTTTGTAGCAGCGCATCAGACAGAAAAAGGAATCGTAACGAATTCTAAACGTTTTTTGATTGTGGCAAAGAAGTAG